A genome region from Pseudoalteromonas tetraodonis includes the following:
- a CDS encoding IS3 family transposase (programmed frameshift) yields the protein MTKLKRATYSAAIKLETAQLVVDQGYTQEDAVKAMGVGKSTVSKWVTQLKQERNGQSPSASPMTPEQIEIRELKKQIQRIELEKDIFKKGYRSLDVRLPEQFSLIEKLNQRERYPISVLCNVFNVHRSSYKYWAIRDTTPTPEQVRLEAEVKAIHAMSGGSAGARTIAAIATNNDFELSRYRAAKLMVKLKLESCQVPQHSYKRGGNEHLEIPNLLYRQFDVVEPDTVWCGDVTYIWVGNRWAYLAVVIDLFARKVVGWAMSLSPDTNLTLKALELAYESRGKPTGLMFHSDQGSHYTSLKYRQRLWRYKITQSMSRRGNCWDNAPMERFFRSFKTEWMPKVGYENFKDAKYSVSDYINGYYNNVRPHHYNASLAPNESEVRYQDSKTVAKIS from the exons ATGACGAAATTAAAACGCGCAACATACTCTGCGGCAATCAAATTAGAAACGGCTCAGCTTGTGGTGGACCAAGGTTATACACAAGAAGATGCAGTCAAGGCTATGGGGGTGGGTAAATCAACCGTCAGTAAATGGGTTACCCAATTAAAGCAAGAGCGTAATGGTCAGTCACCATCTGCTTCGCCAATGACGCCCGAACAAATTGAAATCCGCGAACTTAAAAAGCAAATCCAACGCATTGAATTAGAAAAGGATATAT TTAAAAAAGGCTACCGCTCTCTTGATGTCCGACTCCCTGAACAATTCTCGTTAATTGAGAAACTAAACCAACGAGAGCGTTACCCAATTAGCGTGCTGTGTAACGTATTCAATGTGCATCGGAGCAGCTATAAATATTGGGCTATACGGGATACAACGCCGACGCCAGAGCAAGTAAGGCTAGAGGCTGAAGTTAAAGCAATACATGCAATGAGCGGCGGCTCAGCTGGGGCGCGGACAATCGCGGCAATAGCAACGAACAATGATTTTGAATTGAGTCGTTATCGTGCTGCTAAGCTAATGGTTAAATTAAAGCTTGAAAGCTGCCAAGTACCTCAACATTCATATAAACGTGGTGGTAATGAACACCTTGAAATTCCAAACCTGCTTTATAGACAATTTGATGTTGTTGAGCCAGATACCGTGTGGTGCGGTGATGTGACGTATATTTGGGTAGGTAATCGCTGGGCTTATTTAGCCGTTGTTATTGATTTATTTGCACGTAAAGTAGTTGGCTGGGCCATGTCGTTGTCGCCAGATACTAATTTAACGCTAAAAGCACTTGAACTCGCGTATGAAAGCAGAGGAAAACCGACAGGACTGATGTTTCATTCAGATCAGGGTAGTCATTATACAAGTTTAAAATATCGTCAACGTTTATGGCGCTATAAAATTACACAAAGTATGAGCAGGCGCGGAAATTGTTGGGATAATGCACCAATGGAGCGATTTTTTAGAAGCTTTAAAACGGAGTGGATGCCAAAGGTTGGATACGAAAACTTTAAAGATGCTAAATATAGTGTGAGTGATTATATCAACGGATATTACAACAACGTTAGACCACATCATTATAATGCAAGTTTAGCACCAAATGAATCTGAGGTTAGATACCAAGATTCTAAAACTGTGGCCAAAATTAGTTGA
- a CDS encoding YggL 50S ribosome-binding family protein, translating to MSTKSRRLRKKLYLDEFAILGFEFTCNLNATEAEFDLLLDGLLEFIDKRKLCIAGGGDCKSFSGFICSVHRYGSATNQDREEVELWLKSKENISNIVVSQLVDANYGV from the coding sequence ATGAGTACTAAAAGTAGACGATTACGCAAGAAATTGTATTTAGATGAATTTGCTATTCTAGGTTTTGAATTTACTTGTAATTTAAATGCTACTGAAGCGGAATTTGATTTATTACTAGATGGGCTTTTAGAATTCATCGATAAAAGAAAACTTTGTATTGCTGGTGGAGGTGACTGTAAGTCATTCAGTGGCTTTATTTGTTCTGTTCATCGTTATGGTTCGGCGACTAATCAAGATAGAGAAGAAGTTGAGCTTTGGTTAAAGTCTAAAGAAAATATTTCAAATATTGTTGTTAGTCAATTAGTTGATGCAAACTACGGAGTGTAA
- a CDS encoding PQQ-dependent sugar dehydrogenase, whose translation MLKTAWLSQLKIKLFPYTSKGLQGKQSLYCITLLSLLAFSCHASAELQTQQYTASTLATGLNSPWSMVKLPNNTWLVTERDGHIVIIKNNQQTRVKLDFEGLYVAGQGGLLDIVLSPNYSDSKDVIFTYAQGELDANRLVIAKATFDGAQFSTPKVIYKVVTDKGTPQHYSGRALVLPDSTLLFSSGDGFDYREQAQVITSQLGKTLRINLNGTIPNDNPFISHKNANAHAIYSLGHRNLQGLVYDYDTQQIISHEHGPAGGDELNYLTAGTNYGWPVITNGDDYSQARISPFRDYPGMAKPTVDWTPSIAPSGMAYYGDNHAAFPSLQRHVLITTLVDKKLYSINLANDEYTQTHIFPEATGRLRDVFVTAEGNVAILTDGKEAKLMLVTPK comes from the coding sequence GTGTTAAAAACTGCATGGTTATCTCAACTTAAAATAAAACTTTTTCCTTACACTAGCAAAGGCTTGCAGGGTAAACAATCTCTATATTGTATTACGCTACTGTCACTTTTAGCGTTTTCTTGTCACGCCAGTGCCGAGTTACAAACACAGCAATACACAGCTAGTACTTTAGCAACAGGGCTCAATTCACCGTGGAGTATGGTTAAACTCCCAAACAATACCTGGTTAGTCACCGAGCGTGATGGCCATATTGTTATCATTAAAAACAACCAACAAACCCGAGTTAAACTAGATTTCGAGGGCTTATACGTTGCAGGGCAAGGCGGTTTACTCGATATAGTACTTTCGCCTAATTACAGTGATTCAAAAGACGTTATTTTTACCTATGCCCAAGGCGAGCTTGATGCAAACAGGCTAGTAATAGCCAAAGCCACGTTTGATGGTGCGCAATTTTCAACGCCAAAAGTTATTTATAAAGTAGTCACCGATAAGGGCACACCGCAGCATTATTCTGGCCGCGCGCTTGTATTGCCAGATAGTACCTTATTATTTTCAAGTGGTGATGGTTTTGACTACCGCGAGCAAGCACAGGTTATTACCAGTCAACTTGGCAAAACATTACGCATAAATTTAAACGGCACAATACCAAACGATAACCCGTTTATTAGTCACAAAAACGCTAACGCGCATGCTATTTATTCACTCGGGCACCGTAACTTGCAAGGCTTGGTTTATGATTACGATACACAGCAAATTATTAGCCACGAACACGGCCCCGCTGGCGGTGACGAACTCAATTATTTAACAGCTGGCACCAATTACGGCTGGCCGGTAATCACTAACGGTGACGATTATTCACAAGCACGTATATCCCCCTTTAGAGACTACCCTGGAATGGCTAAACCAACCGTAGATTGGACGCCCTCAATTGCGCCATCAGGCATGGCGTATTATGGCGATAACCATGCAGCCTTCCCTTCACTGCAACGCCACGTGCTTATTACTACTCTGGTCGATAAAAAGCTCTACAGTATTAATTTAGCGAATGATGAATACACCCAGACTCATATTTTCCCAGAAGCCACAGGTAGGCTCAGAGATGTGTTTGTCACTGCTGAAGGTAATGTAGCGATATTAACGGATGGCAAAGAGGCAAAGCTGATGCTGGTAACGCCAAAGTGA
- the lolA gene encoding outer membrane lipoprotein chaperone LolA encodes MKKLSSLLLVLGSLVAMPSFADDSQALQDKLSTLKSFKAQFKQNVTDGEGQLVMQGQGNIALQQPLMIRWQQTNPDDTLFVSNGDKTYYFDSFAEQVTIMKTSGLIDSTPFILLTSKDPAQWEKYSVIATDLGFSITPNKGVESQVEQLDITFADNEQGLAKLVVKDNSGQLSAFTFSNAQVNTELDKTTFEFTPPAGVEIDDQSNGE; translated from the coding sequence ATGAAAAAATTAAGTAGTTTATTATTGGTATTGGGCAGTTTAGTTGCTATGCCAAGTTTTGCTGACGACAGCCAAGCATTACAAGATAAGTTATCGACCTTAAAAAGCTTTAAAGCACAATTTAAACAAAACGTAACCGACGGTGAAGGCCAACTGGTAATGCAAGGCCAAGGCAATATTGCCTTGCAACAGCCTTTAATGATCCGCTGGCAGCAAACTAACCCAGACGACACCTTATTTGTGTCAAACGGCGATAAAACCTATTACTTTGATAGCTTTGCTGAGCAAGTAACCATTATGAAAACTAGCGGTTTAATTGACTCTACACCGTTTATATTGCTCACCTCTAAAGACCCTGCGCAATGGGAAAAATACAGCGTGATCGCTACTGACTTAGGCTTTAGCATTACCCCAAATAAAGGCGTAGAAAGCCAAGTAGAGCAGCTTGATATTACTTTTGCTGATAACGAGCAGGGGCTTGCAAAACTGGTGGTTAAAGATAACTCAGGCCAGCTATCTGCGTTTACATTTAGCAATGCACAGGTTAATACTGAGCTTGATAAAACAACTTTTGAATTTACCCCGCCAGCGGGTGTAGAAATAGACGATCAGAGTAACGGTGAGTAA
- the crcB gene encoding fluoride efflux transporter CrcB, with protein MIKLYMMIALGGASGACLRFFISETMLKLLGRGFPFGTLTVNILGSLLMGILYGLIDKQVIAVSPAKTLIGIGFLGALTTFSTFSMDSLLLLQQGHFIKMALNIILNVMVCIFMAWLGLQLVMQKG; from the coding sequence ATGATTAAACTTTACATGATGATAGCCCTTGGCGGAGCGTCAGGAGCCTGTTTACGGTTTTTTATTAGCGAAACCATGCTAAAACTCCTCGGTAGGGGATTCCCTTTTGGCACGTTGACGGTTAATATTCTGGGTTCATTGTTGATGGGCATTTTATACGGTTTAATAGATAAACAAGTTATTGCCGTCAGTCCTGCTAAAACCCTCATCGGAATTGGCTTTTTAGGTGCGTTAACCACCTTTTCAACATTCTCAATGGATTCGTTGTTGTTATTACAACAAGGTCACTTTATTAAAATGGCCCTCAATATCATCTTAAACGTGATGGTGTGTATTTTTATGGCTTGGCTGGGCCTTCAGCTAGTAATGCAAAAAGGTTAA
- a CDS encoding replication-associated recombination protein A produces the protein MSNLGFNFGPDVRPLAARMRPLSLNDYIGQQHLLSSDKPLHQAIVAGRCHSLILWGPPGVGKTTLAQIIANHADAELIQMSAVTAGVKDIRDSVTQARDNLQSRGQRTLMFVDEVHRFNKSQQDAFLPHIEDGTFIFVGATTENPSFALNNAILSRARVYVLKSLQESDLYTVIERALKQDEQLSQKQIVIADNAKQALCQASGGDARKVLNLLEQAVDLTTEQNGKYNVDEQVLSQVLPTHLAKYDKGGDEFYDLISAFHKSVRGSSPDGALYWYCRILAGGGDPLYVARRLLAIATEDIGNADPRAMEVALNAWDIFQRVGPSEGERAIAQATLYLASAPKSNAVYMAFNQAKQDAKNEPSYPVPEHLRNAPTNLMKDLGYGAEYRYAHNEEGAFAAGEKYLPPEMDGKQYYQPSDRGLEQKIKQKLDYLKERDGQSPIKRYEHD, from the coding sequence GTGAGTAATTTAGGATTTAACTTTGGGCCCGATGTGCGCCCACTCGCTGCGCGTATGCGCCCTTTATCGCTTAACGATTACATAGGGCAGCAACATTTACTAAGTAGCGATAAACCGCTGCATCAAGCCATTGTTGCAGGGCGTTGCCATAGTTTAATTTTATGGGGGCCGCCAGGGGTGGGTAAAACTACGCTCGCGCAAATTATTGCCAACCATGCAGACGCTGAACTAATTCAAATGTCGGCAGTAACCGCTGGCGTTAAAGATATTCGCGATAGCGTAACCCAAGCGCGCGATAACTTACAAAGCCGTGGTCAGCGCACTTTGATGTTTGTTGACGAGGTACACCGCTTTAATAAATCTCAGCAAGACGCGTTTTTACCGCATATTGAAGATGGCACTTTTATATTTGTTGGTGCCACCACCGAAAACCCCTCATTTGCGCTTAATAATGCGATTTTATCTCGCGCAAGGGTGTATGTATTAAAATCCTTGCAAGAAAGCGATTTATACACAGTAATAGAGCGCGCACTCAAACAAGACGAACAACTTAGCCAAAAGCAAATCGTGATTGCAGATAACGCCAAACAAGCGCTGTGCCAAGCAAGCGGTGGCGATGCTCGTAAAGTGCTTAATTTACTCGAGCAAGCAGTCGATTTAACCACTGAGCAAAACGGCAAGTACAACGTAGACGAACAGGTACTCAGCCAAGTTCTTCCCACGCATTTAGCTAAATACGATAAAGGCGGCGATGAATTTTACGATTTAATTTCGGCGTTTCATAAATCGGTGCGAGGCAGTTCGCCCGATGGTGCGCTTTATTGGTACTGCCGTATTTTAGCCGGTGGCGGCGACCCGCTTTATGTTGCAAGGCGCTTATTAGCAATTGCTACAGAAGACATCGGCAACGCCGATCCACGAGCGATGGAAGTGGCTTTAAACGCATGGGATATTTTTCAGCGTGTTGGCCCAAGCGAAGGTGAGCGCGCCATTGCACAGGCCACCTTATATTTAGCCAGTGCACCTAAAAGTAATGCGGTTTATATGGCGTTTAATCAAGCCAAACAAGACGCTAAAAACGAGCCAAGCTACCCGGTACCAGAGCATTTACGTAATGCCCCCACCAATTTAATGAAAGACTTAGGCTATGGCGCAGAGTATCGTTACGCGCATAACGAAGAAGGCGCATTTGCTGCTGGCGAAAAATACCTACCGCCAGAAATGGATGGCAAACAATACTACCAGCCAAGTGATCGTGGACTTGAGCAAAAAATTAAACAAAAGCTCGATTATTTAAAAGAGCGCGACGGACAAAGCCCAATAAAACGTTATGAGCATGATTAA
- a CDS encoding alpha/beta fold hydrolase has translation MNVISNTTIITDSLASWHKSQSTFQFQGHDIAYHVQGEEGAPCLLLIHGYPTASWDWHNQWAALTQHFKVFTLDMLGFGFSDKPKNSRYTISMQADLLTHFLQLFNVKAAHILSHDYGDTVAQELLARSNLNEPYAIKIQSVCFLNGGLFPETHKPVLLQKLLLSPLGGFVSRLANYKSFKRNFDNICSIPLAEKELNELWQLIEYKQGKPVMAKLIYYITERKLHRARWVGALQHAEIPMRLICGMDDPVSGRHMVKRYRELITNSDIIELEGVGHYPQLEQANQVIKCFIEFHRLKVTH, from the coding sequence ATGAATGTCATTAGCAACACTACAATAATTACTGACTCATTAGCTTCGTGGCATAAGAGCCAATCGACGTTTCAATTTCAAGGTCATGACATTGCATATCATGTACAAGGCGAAGAGGGCGCGCCGTGTTTATTGCTGATCCATGGTTACCCAACCGCAAGTTGGGATTGGCATAATCAATGGGCTGCGCTCACTCAACACTTTAAGGTATTTACTCTGGATATGCTGGGTTTTGGTTTTAGTGATAAACCAAAAAATAGTCGTTACACCATTAGCATGCAAGCGGATTTACTGACTCATTTTTTACAGCTTTTTAATGTAAAAGCAGCGCATATTTTAAGCCACGATTACGGTGATACGGTAGCGCAGGAACTACTTGCTCGAAGCAACTTAAATGAGCCATATGCCATAAAAATACAAAGCGTTTGCTTTCTCAACGGCGGGCTATTCCCTGAAACACATAAACCGGTATTACTGCAAAAGTTGCTACTTAGTCCACTTGGCGGATTTGTGTCGCGACTTGCTAACTATAAAAGTTTTAAGCGTAATTTTGACAATATATGTTCTATACCACTTGCTGAAAAAGAGCTAAACGAATTGTGGCAGTTAATTGAATACAAACAGGGTAAGCCTGTAATGGCAAAACTGATTTATTACATCACAGAGCGTAAATTACATCGTGCTCGTTGGGTTGGCGCTTTACAGCACGCTGAAATACCCATGCGTTTAATTTGCGGTATGGACGACCCCGTTTCGGGTCGCCACATGGTTAAACGCTATCGCGAGCTAATCACTAATTCAGATATTATTGAACTGGAAGGGGTAGGCCATTACCCCCAATTAGAACAGGCAAATCAAGTAATCAAATGCTTTATTGAATTTCATCGGCTAAAGGTGACGCATTAG
- the serS gene encoding serine--tRNA ligase → MLDSKYLRQDVEQTAARLAARGYELDVAVVTELEEKRKTLQVKTQELQSQRNASAKAIGQAKAKGEDAQPLLDAVANLGSELDAAKAEQDEVLEAIKQIALAIPNLPDESVPEGADEDDNVEILTWGTPKKYDFEVKDHVDVGQDLNGLDFEMGVKISGARFTVMRGQVARMHRALTQYMLDTHTDKNGYTEMYVPYLVNSASLYGTSQLPKFAGDLFHTLGLVNDDGEQQAGFSLIPTAEVPLTNSARDEIYEESDLPIRLTAHTPCFRSEAGSYGRDTRGLIRQHQFDKVELVQLVKPEDSMQALEELTGHAEQILQALELPYRKVILCMGDMGFGAAKTYDLEVWLPAQDTYREISSCSNMVDFQARRMQARFRREGAKKPELLHTLNGSGLAVGRTLVAILENYQQADGSVVVPEVLRPYMGGLEVIGKA, encoded by the coding sequence ATGTTAGATTCTAAATATTTACGTCAAGATGTCGAACAAACTGCAGCACGTTTAGCCGCACGTGGTTATGAGCTAGATGTAGCGGTAGTGACTGAACTTGAAGAAAAACGCAAAACATTACAAGTAAAAACGCAAGAACTTCAAAGTCAACGTAACGCCAGTGCTAAAGCCATTGGCCAAGCAAAAGCAAAAGGCGAAGACGCACAACCATTGCTAGACGCAGTTGCTAACTTAGGCAGCGAGTTAGACGCGGCTAAAGCTGAGCAAGACGAAGTGTTAGAAGCAATTAAACAAATTGCCTTAGCAATTCCAAACTTACCGGACGAGTCGGTACCAGAAGGCGCTGACGAAGACGACAACGTAGAAATTTTAACGTGGGGCACCCCTAAAAAGTACGATTTTGAAGTTAAAGACCACGTTGACGTAGGGCAAGACCTAAACGGCCTAGACTTTGAAATGGGCGTTAAAATTAGTGGCGCACGTTTTACCGTAATGCGCGGCCAAGTAGCACGTATGCACCGTGCACTTACCCAATACATGCTAGACACCCACACAGATAAAAACGGCTACACAGAAATGTATGTACCGTACTTAGTGAATAGCGCAAGCCTTTACGGCACCAGCCAATTACCTAAGTTTGCGGGCGATTTATTCCACACGTTAGGGCTAGTGAACGATGATGGCGAGCAGCAAGCTGGCTTTAGCCTTATTCCTACGGCAGAAGTACCGCTTACAAACAGCGCACGTGATGAAATTTACGAAGAAAGCGATTTACCAATTCGCTTAACAGCGCACACGCCATGTTTTAGAAGTGAAGCAGGCAGCTACGGTCGCGATACACGCGGTTTAATCCGTCAGCACCAGTTTGATAAAGTAGAGCTTGTACAGCTTGTAAAACCAGAAGATTCAATGCAAGCACTCGAAGAGCTAACAGGCCATGCTGAGCAAATTTTACAAGCGCTAGAATTGCCATACCGTAAAGTGATTTTATGTATGGGCGACATGGGTTTTGGCGCAGCTAAAACATATGACTTAGAAGTATGGTTACCGGCGCAAGATACCTACCGCGAAATTTCGTCTTGTTCAAATATGGTCGATTTCCAAGCGCGCCGTATGCAAGCACGTTTTCGCCGTGAAGGTGCTAAAAAGCCAGAGTTACTACATACACTAAATGGCTCAGGTTTAGCCGTTGGCCGTACACTAGTTGCCATACTAGAAAACTACCAACAAGCCGATGGTTCAGTAGTCGTACCAGAAGTATTACGCCCATACATGGGTGGACTTGAAGTGATTGGCAAAGCTTAA
- a CDS encoding response regulator transcription factor — MKILSVDDNPQNRNIMEMVLSKQHDITSSDGSEPILALMEEHQPQVVLMDILLSNDFTGYDLVKEIKECGAYDDCEIIFISALTSSEDKLTAYGYGGDDYIAKPVDFKELNEKLKRVELRITERNNLKEMFEVASSTAFTSMQQASELGELVTFFTDNLEVTDLDTLFANVQRYFTNAGASCCVEFRVANQYHQFPKQTISDLEKEILELGRRAKRIVPFSSNLLFNAPSCSMLVKGINTKDEGLLGRLRDNFAILLTIIESRIEFIEQQLEKANIRQQALNTLKSQLADDFSTIKKLCSEQDKQIKILVNDLSQAICSGTVILVTH; from the coding sequence GTGAAAATATTGTCCGTCGATGATAACCCTCAAAATAGAAATATCATGGAAATGGTCCTATCCAAGCAACATGACATTACCTCATCTGATGGCAGCGAGCCTATATTAGCTTTAATGGAGGAACATCAGCCTCAAGTAGTCCTAATGGATATCTTACTTAGTAATGATTTCACGGGTTACGACTTGGTTAAAGAAATAAAAGAATGTGGTGCGTATGACGACTGTGAAATTATATTTATTTCAGCCTTAACATCGAGTGAAGACAAACTCACAGCTTATGGCTATGGCGGTGATGATTATATTGCCAAGCCAGTAGATTTTAAGGAACTTAACGAAAAATTAAAGCGTGTAGAACTGCGCATTACAGAGCGAAATAATCTAAAAGAAATGTTCGAAGTCGCTTCATCTACCGCTTTTACATCAATGCAACAAGCAAGCGAACTTGGAGAATTAGTCACATTTTTTACTGACAATCTTGAGGTAACGGATTTAGACACATTATTTGCTAACGTACAGCGCTATTTTACTAATGCAGGCGCCAGCTGTTGCGTAGAGTTTAGGGTAGCAAACCAATATCACCAATTCCCAAAACAAACTATTTCTGACTTGGAAAAAGAAATTCTAGAACTAGGCAGAAGAGCCAAGCGAATAGTTCCATTTAGCTCTAATTTATTATTTAACGCGCCTTCTTGTTCAATGCTTGTAAAAGGAATAAATACAAAGGATGAAGGTTTACTCGGTCGCCTTCGAGATAACTTCGCTATTTTGCTTACCATTATAGAAAGCCGGATAGAATTTATTGAACAACAATTAGAAAAAGCCAACATTCGCCAACAAGCTTTAAACACTCTAAAAAGTCAACTTGCTGATGATTTTAGTACCATAAAAAAGCTATGCTCAGAGCAAGATAAACAAATAAAAATACTCGTAAATGACTTATCTCAAGCTATATGTAGTGGTACAGTGATTTTGGTCACCCATTAA
- a CDS encoding YfbU family protein, with translation MKISDGEKLILLMLSELYENLEIDGEIEPKFIQSAIFSNNLWAIPWKYSGIPFEDQDDPEIVKEVLDILDMWSFIEHSYKQLSDGEKVQLEEAAKPFGKDPKFPGFDGNNESSYMGIASFIVNDLERFEEFKGRNFNSHCPSLDGHGRMLSVFEEIRKNMNFGPLSVDDLCRILKERIHPSNRENA, from the coding sequence ATGAAAATATCAGATGGTGAAAAACTAATACTCCTGATGCTGAGTGAACTGTATGAGAATCTTGAAATAGACGGTGAAATTGAACCGAAATTTATCCAGTCCGCAATATTCAGTAATAACTTATGGGCAATACCTTGGAAATATTCTGGGATACCTTTTGAGGATCAAGATGATCCAGAAATTGTTAAAGAGGTTCTTGATATATTGGATATGTGGAGCTTTATTGAGCATAGTTATAAGCAGTTGTCGGACGGAGAAAAAGTACAATTAGAAGAGGCGGCAAAACCGTTTGGAAAAGACCCTAAGTTTCCTGGGTTTGATGGAAATAATGAATCTTCCTATATGGGAATTGCATCTTTTATTGTTAATGATTTAGAGCGATTCGAAGAATTCAAAGGTAGAAATTTCAATTCTCATTGTCCATCTTTAGATGGGCACGGGAGAATGCTTTCCGTTTTCGAAGAGATTCGAAAAAATATGAACTTTGGCCCATTATCTGTTGATGACCTATGCCGCATTCTTAAAGAGCGTATTCATCCAAGTAACAGAGAAAATGCCTAA